In Modestobacter versicolor, a single genomic region encodes these proteins:
- a CDS encoding histidine phosphatase family protein, giving the protein MPQSPGPTALWLVRHGESLGNLADAQAQEHGQGRLELDVRDPDVPLSSTGEAQAEALGAWLAGLPADQQPTTVLSSPFARAAGTAERAVAASGLDLTIRFDERLRERDFGAFDGMTREGIRAEFPDEARRRELLGKFYYRPPGGESWADVALRVRSLLATEALRHDGERLVCVSHQAVIMVFRYVLEELSEAQLLEIDRHEQVANTSVTRYELTTGGAFALAGFNGVEHLAHPDDAPVTEENDVPSPA; this is encoded by the coding sequence ATGCCGCAGTCACCGGGGCCCACCGCGCTGTGGCTGGTCCGCCACGGCGAGAGCCTGGGCAACCTCGCCGACGCGCAGGCCCAGGAGCACGGGCAGGGCCGGCTGGAGCTCGACGTCCGGGACCCCGACGTGCCGCTGTCGTCGACCGGCGAGGCCCAGGCCGAGGCGCTGGGCGCCTGGCTGGCCGGGCTGCCCGCCGACCAGCAGCCCACCACCGTGCTCAGCTCACCGTTCGCCCGGGCCGCCGGCACCGCCGAGCGCGCGGTCGCGGCCAGCGGGCTGGACCTCACGATCCGCTTCGACGAGCGGCTGCGGGAGCGCGACTTCGGCGCCTTCGACGGCATGACCCGCGAGGGCATCCGCGCGGAGTTCCCGGACGAGGCCCGCCGCCGGGAGCTGCTCGGCAAGTTCTACTACCGCCCGCCGGGCGGCGAGAGCTGGGCCGACGTCGCCCTCCGGGTGCGCAGCCTGCTGGCCACCGAGGCGCTGCGGCACGACGGCGAGCGGCTGGTCTGCGTCTCGCACCAGGCCGTGATCATGGTCTTCCGGTACGTGCTGGAGGAGCTGTCCGAGGCGCAGCTGCTGGAGATCGACCGGCACGAGCAGGTCGCCAACACCTCGGTGACCCGCTACGAGCTGACCACCGGCGGTGCCTTCGCGCTCGCCGGCTTCAACGGGGTGGAGCACCTGGCCCACCCGGACGACGCCCCCGTGACCGAGGAGAACGATGTCCCGTCCCCAGCCTGA
- a CDS encoding helix-turn-helix transcriptional regulator, which yields MRNDLADRRHQRGWSQGQLAEELGVSRQTVISLEKGRFDPSLPLAFRIAALFGCRIEDVFTPDED from the coding sequence GTGCGCAACGACCTGGCCGACCGCCGGCACCAGCGGGGCTGGTCCCAGGGCCAGCTGGCCGAGGAGCTGGGCGTCTCCCGGCAGACGGTCATCTCGCTGGAGAAGGGGCGGTTCGACCCGAGCCTCCCGCTGGCGTTCCGGATCGCCGCGCTGTTCGGCTGCCGGATCGAGGACGTCTTCACCCCCGACGAGGACTGA
- a CDS encoding FAD-binding protein, with protein sequence MTTTQSPLTGTVHRPGDPGYPAAVTGYNLAVVHAPALVVEARSADDVAAAVRYAAAHDLRVTVQNTGHGARRAAGPDTLLLRTGGLDDVTVDPDARTATLGAGATAGQVTAVAAAHGLALVAGAAPTVGVVGATTGGGIGPLVRSLGWAADRVRSFEVVTADGEQRHVDADSEPDLFFALRGGGGGVAVVTSMTTGLVELAGFWGGPVFFPGAAAPAVLHAWREWAPTLPTEVTTSIALLRLPDLPQVPAPLRGQFVVHLRVASTGSAEDGAALLAPMLTAAPPMINMVGPMPYSQIGAVHMDPADPAPALDAGCLLRDFPAEAADALLAVAGPDVQTPLLVAEVRQLGGASAAPPAVPDAVGGRDAGWSVFALGMLVPPVAEQVPAAVRGVVDAVSPWRSGLQHNFAGGQDLTDAWPADVLARLQQVTRDRDPEGLFRPAQPLPR encoded by the coding sequence GTGACCACCACCCAGAGCCCGCTCACCGGCACCGTGCACCGCCCCGGCGACCCCGGCTACCCGGCCGCCGTCACCGGCTACAACCTCGCGGTGGTGCACGCCCCGGCGCTGGTGGTCGAGGCGCGGTCGGCCGACGACGTCGCGGCCGCCGTCCGGTACGCCGCCGCCCACGACCTGCGGGTGACCGTGCAGAACACCGGCCACGGCGCCCGCCGGGCGGCCGGACCCGACACGCTGCTGCTGCGCACCGGCGGGCTGGACGACGTGACCGTCGACCCGGACGCCCGCACCGCCACCCTGGGCGCCGGGGCGACCGCGGGCCAGGTCACCGCCGTCGCCGCGGCCCACGGCCTGGCCCTGGTCGCCGGGGCGGCACCGACCGTCGGCGTGGTCGGGGCGACGACCGGTGGCGGCATCGGCCCGCTGGTCCGGTCGCTCGGCTGGGCCGCCGACCGGGTCCGCAGCTTCGAGGTGGTCACCGCCGACGGCGAGCAGCGGCACGTGGACGCCGACAGCGAGCCCGACCTCTTCTTCGCCCTGCGCGGTGGCGGCGGGGGCGTCGCCGTCGTCACCTCGATGACCACCGGGCTGGTCGAGCTGGCCGGGTTCTGGGGCGGGCCGGTCTTCTTCCCCGGTGCCGCCGCCCCGGCGGTGCTGCACGCCTGGCGGGAGTGGGCGCCGACGCTCCCCACCGAGGTCACCACCTCGATCGCGCTGCTCCGGCTGCCCGACCTGCCGCAGGTGCCGGCCCCGTTGCGCGGTCAGTTCGTGGTGCACCTGCGGGTCGCCTCGACCGGTTCCGCGGAGGACGGCGCCGCGCTGCTGGCCCCGATGCTCACCGCCGCCCCACCGATGATCAACATGGTCGGCCCGATGCCCTACAGCCAGATCGGGGCCGTGCACATGGACCCGGCCGACCCCGCACCGGCCCTCGACGCCGGCTGCCTGCTGCGCGACTTCCCGGCCGAGGCCGCCGACGCGCTGCTCGCCGTCGCCGGTCCGGACGTGCAGACCCCACTGCTGGTGGCCGAGGTCCGCCAGCTCGGCGGCGCGTCGGCGGCCCCGCCGGCGGTGCCGGACGCCGTCGGCGGCCGGGACGCCGGGTGGTCGGTGTTCGCGCTCGGGATGCTGGTGCCACCGGTCGCCGAGCAGGTGCCGGCGGCGGTCCGGGGCGTGGTCGACGCGGTGTCGCCGTGGCGGTCCGGGCTGCAGCACAACTTCGCCGGAGGTCAGGACCTCACCGACGCGTGGCCGGCCGACGTCCTGGCCCGGCTGCAGCAGGTCACCCGGGACCGCGACCCGGAGGGGCTGTTCCGCCCCGCCCAGCCGCTGCCGCGGTGA
- a CDS encoding YdeI/OmpD-associated family protein yields MADETLFETRAFATPADFDAWLAAEHDRAPGLFLKMAKKASGIPSITAPEAVEVALCHGWIDGRGNRVDDVWFTVRYTPRRPRSVWSQKNVQTVARLVADGRMRPAGMAQVEAAQADGRWERAYAGSATITVPDDLAAALAAEPAAEEFFAGLDKTNRFAVLFRVHTAATPQTRARRIAACVQQLAEGRRTYE; encoded by the coding sequence GTGGCCGACGAGACGCTGTTCGAGACCCGGGCGTTCGCGACGCCCGCCGACTTCGACGCGTGGCTCGCCGCCGAGCACGACCGGGCGCCCGGGCTGTTCCTGAAGATGGCGAAGAAGGCGTCCGGCATCCCGTCGATCACCGCTCCCGAGGCGGTCGAGGTGGCCTTGTGCCACGGGTGGATCGACGGGCGCGGCAACCGGGTGGACGACGTCTGGTTCACCGTCCGGTACACGCCGCGGCGGCCGAGGAGCGTGTGGTCGCAGAAGAACGTGCAGACCGTCGCGCGCCTCGTCGCCGACGGCCGGATGCGCCCGGCCGGGATGGCCCAGGTCGAGGCGGCACAGGCCGACGGCCGCTGGGAGCGCGCCTACGCCGGCTCGGCGACGATCACCGTCCCCGACGACCTCGCCGCGGCGCTGGCCGCCGAACCGGCGGCGGAGGAGTTCTTCGCCGGCCTGGACAAGACCAACCGGTTCGCCGTGCTGTTCCGGGTGCACACCGCGGCGACGCCGCAGACCCGGGCCCGTCGGATCGCTGCCTGTGTGCAGCAGCTCGCAGAGGGTCGCCGCACCTACGAGTGA
- a CDS encoding C40 family peptidase produces MTRSSTRRWTRAAALALTVGVAVVLTPSVGQAAPATAGEARQAVADTAQKLSALDEQVHEATAAAEQQEAAAAAAAGAAAQAQAQLDALEPQLRAIAQTGYVGTTRGRLAAFLTSGSADDLIQQMNTLDQLASHADGIVAAAAAARTAAEQAQQQAAAAAATAAEAEAALQAQKDQLQDELAGYQSDFARLSAVDQVRVLNVVSGPDVVAAPAAAPSEAAGIAVETALAQVGDMYGIGASGPDSFDCSGLTQYAYAAAGVSLPHSSRAQSTMGVPVSRAELQPGDLVFFYSPISHVGMYIGNGQMVHASVSGKPVAVTSVDKGGYVSARRVTGG; encoded by the coding sequence GTGACCCGATCGAGCACCCGGCGGTGGACGCGCGCTGCCGCTCTCGCGCTGACCGTCGGCGTCGCCGTCGTCCTGACCCCCTCGGTCGGGCAGGCCGCCCCGGCGACCGCGGGCGAGGCGCGCCAGGCCGTCGCCGACACCGCGCAGAAGCTGAGCGCGCTGGACGAGCAGGTGCACGAGGCGACCGCGGCCGCCGAGCAGCAGGAGGCCGCCGCGGCCGCCGCCGCCGGTGCCGCCGCCCAGGCGCAGGCCCAGCTGGACGCGCTCGAGCCGCAGCTGCGGGCGATCGCCCAGACCGGCTACGTCGGCACCACCCGCGGCCGGCTCGCCGCCTTCCTCACCAGCGGCTCGGCCGACGACCTGATCCAGCAGATGAACACCCTCGACCAGCTGGCCTCGCACGCCGACGGCATCGTCGCCGCGGCGGCCGCCGCCCGGACCGCCGCCGAGCAGGCCCAGCAGCAGGCCGCCGCCGCCGCGGCGACCGCCGCCGAGGCCGAGGCCGCGCTGCAGGCGCAGAAGGACCAGCTGCAGGACGAGCTGGCCGGCTACCAGTCCGACTTCGCCCGGCTCTCCGCCGTCGACCAGGTGCGGGTGCTCAACGTCGTCTCCGGCCCCGACGTGGTCGCCGCACCGGCCGCCGCGCCGAGCGAGGCCGCCGGGATCGCGGTGGAGACCGCGCTCGCCCAGGTCGGCGACATGTACGGCATCGGCGCCAGCGGCCCCGACTCCTTCGACTGCTCCGGGCTGACCCAGTACGCCTACGCCGCCGCCGGGGTCTCGCTGCCGCACTCCAGCCGGGCGCAGTCCACCATGGGCGTCCCGGTGTCCCGCGCCGAGCTGCAGCCCGGTGACCTGGTGTTCTTCTACAGCCCGATCAGCCACGTGGGCATGTACATCGGCAACGGCCAGATGGTGCACGCCAGCGTCTCGGGCAAGCCGGTCGCGGTCACCAGCGTGGACAAGGGCGGCTACGTGAGCGCCCGCCGCGTCACCGGCGGCTGA
- a CDS encoding NAD(P)H-hydrate dehydratase produces the protein MSRPQPDATLVTPPVLRRWRLPEPTGGKESRGSILVVGGSTETLGAVTLAAEAALRSGAGKLQVVVPSKVAPHVSIALPEALVRGVPSTEEGAIRASSAELVLDLARKASAVLVGPGMADEAETRGFVEALLPELEAAVVLDALGLAAVTADPSCLHHLAGRVVLTPNPTELAIALHVSPDELEDDPAGSALRLAEQAHATVGLGGATSWVAAPDGRLWEDESGGAGLGVSGSGDVRAGITAGLLARGAEPEQAAVWASYLHGRAGERLAATVGRLGFLARELPPQVPRVLAEVDL, from the coding sequence ATGTCCCGTCCCCAGCCTGACGCCACCCTGGTCACACCCCCGGTGCTGCGCCGCTGGCGGCTGCCCGAGCCCACCGGCGGCAAGGAGTCCCGCGGCTCGATCCTGGTGGTCGGCGGCAGCACCGAGACGCTGGGCGCGGTGACGCTCGCCGCCGAGGCGGCGCTCCGCTCCGGCGCGGGGAAGCTGCAGGTCGTCGTCCCGTCGAAGGTCGCCCCGCACGTGTCGATCGCGCTGCCCGAGGCGCTGGTGCGCGGCGTGCCCTCGACCGAGGAGGGGGCGATCCGCGCGTCGTCCGCCGAGCTCGTGCTGGACCTGGCGCGGAAGGCCTCGGCGGTGCTGGTCGGCCCGGGGATGGCCGACGAGGCGGAGACCCGCGGGTTCGTCGAGGCGCTGCTGCCCGAGCTGGAGGCGGCGGTCGTGCTCGACGCGCTCGGCCTCGCCGCCGTCACCGCCGACCCGTCGTGCCTGCACCACCTCGCCGGCCGGGTCGTCCTGACCCCGAACCCGACCGAGCTGGCCATCGCGCTGCACGTCTCCCCCGACGAGCTCGAGGACGACCCGGCCGGGTCGGCCCTGCGGCTCGCCGAGCAGGCGCACGCCACGGTGGGGCTGGGCGGCGCGACCAGCTGGGTCGCCGCGCCCGACGGGCGGCTGTGGGAGGACGAGAGCGGCGGCGCGGGGCTCGGCGTGTCCGGGTCCGGTGACGTGCGGGCCGGGATCACCGCCGGGCTGCTGGCCCGCGGTGCCGAGCCCGAGCAGGCCGCGGTCTGGGCCTCCTACCTGCACGGCCGGGCCGGCGAGCGGCTGGCCGCGACCGTCGGCCGGCTCGGCTTCCTGGCCCGCGAGCTGCCGCCGCAGGTCCCCCGGGTGCTCGCGGAGGTCGACCTCTGA